In Akkermansia muciniphila, one DNA window encodes the following:
- the menD gene encoding 2-succinyl-5-enolpyruvyl-6-hydroxy-3-cyclohexene-1-carboxylic-acid synthase: MNSPASFVKSLLAQCCLGGICEWVVCPGARNMALLQVLAAAEDLVKWTHFDERSAAFFALGRIQDMGLPVAVVTTSGTAAAELLPAVVEAYYQRRPLLLLTADRPAACRGSAAPQAIEQADLFGIYAPTIDLETPENLPEDILQGWDYASPLHINVCLPDPDPAWNPGICDLYPAEPPEENGFRGSLAELARALRFKSRDGLVVMIGGLDPTEQAPARWLANELKAPVVADATSGLREELAHLALTDADSLLRKHPPAVLLRLGDVPVARFWRDLEDIPATEVFSVTRTGFSGLARPSSVVTGDMEAILHALGDIDTVGDVNGLRAMNKRRKALMEELLITCPESEQAMVRSFSCFAADSDCIYLGNSMPVRYWNSFAQTAIPTENVRANRGANGIDGQISGFLGVSARCSRSWALVGDLTAMYDSNALALLPQLDRGIRVLGVINNGGGGIFRALPGADGHSEAMRKLLVQPHAHSFKAIAEQWGMRYLAIRTAEDFDQLDSLEENSQTLVELIPDREQTEQMRLRLANA; the protein is encoded by the coding sequence GTGAACTCCCCCGCATCCTTCGTCAAATCCCTGCTGGCCCAATGCTGCCTGGGCGGCATTTGCGAGTGGGTGGTCTGCCCCGGCGCGCGCAACATGGCGCTGCTCCAGGTGCTGGCCGCCGCGGAGGATCTGGTGAAATGGACTCACTTTGACGAACGGTCCGCCGCCTTCTTTGCGCTGGGCCGCATTCAGGATATGGGGCTGCCCGTGGCCGTAGTCACCACCTCCGGAACGGCGGCGGCGGAACTGCTCCCCGCCGTGGTGGAGGCCTACTACCAGCGCCGCCCCCTGCTCCTGCTCACGGCGGACCGCCCGGCGGCCTGCCGGGGCTCCGCCGCTCCCCAGGCCATTGAACAGGCGGATCTGTTCGGCATTTACGCACCCACGATTGATCTGGAAACGCCGGAAAACCTGCCGGAAGACATTCTGCAAGGCTGGGATTACGCCTCCCCGCTCCACATCAACGTGTGCCTGCCGGACCCGGACCCTGCCTGGAATCCCGGCATCTGTGACCTTTACCCGGCGGAACCTCCGGAGGAAAACGGCTTCCGGGGCTCCCTGGCGGAGCTGGCCCGGGCCCTGCGCTTCAAATCGCGCGACGGGCTGGTAGTCATGATCGGCGGCCTGGACCCCACGGAACAGGCCCCGGCCCGGTGGCTGGCCAACGAACTGAAAGCTCCCGTGGTGGCGGACGCCACCTCCGGGCTCCGGGAAGAGCTGGCCCATCTGGCCCTGACGGACGCGGACTCCCTGCTGCGGAAACACCCGCCCGCCGTCCTGCTCAGATTAGGGGACGTGCCCGTGGCCCGCTTCTGGCGCGACCTGGAGGACATTCCAGCCACGGAAGTATTCTCCGTCACCCGCACCGGCTTCTCCGGGCTGGCCCGCCCCTCCTCCGTCGTAACCGGAGACATGGAAGCCATTCTGCATGCGCTGGGGGATATAGATACCGTGGGCGACGTCAACGGCCTGCGCGCCATGAACAAACGCAGGAAAGCCCTGATGGAGGAACTGCTCATCACCTGCCCGGAAAGCGAACAGGCCATGGTGCGCTCCTTCTCCTGCTTTGCCGCGGACAGCGACTGCATTTACCTGGGCAACTCCATGCCCGTGCGGTACTGGAACAGCTTCGCCCAGACGGCCATCCCCACGGAAAACGTCCGCGCCAACCGGGGAGCCAACGGCATTGACGGGCAAATCTCCGGTTTTCTGGGGGTATCCGCCAGGTGCTCCCGCTCCTGGGCCCTCGTGGGCGACCTGACCGCCATGTATGATTCCAATGCCCTGGCGCTCCTTCCCCAACTGGACAGGGGCATCCGCGTCCTAGGCGTCATCAATAACGGGGGAGGCGGCATCTTCCGCGCCCTGCCCGGGGCGGACGGACATTCCGAAGCCATGAGGAAACTGCTGGTGCAACCCCACGCCCATTCCTTCAAGGCCATTGCGGAACAATGGGGCATGCGCTACCTGGCGATCCGCACGGCGGAGGACTTCGACCAGCTTGATTCCCTGGAGGAAAACAGCCAGACGCTTGTAGAACTTATCCCGGACAGGGAACAGACGGAACAGATGCGCCTCCGGCTGGCTAACGCCTAA